In Aliarcobacter faecis, a genomic segment contains:
- the secA gene encoding preprotein translocase subunit SecA, whose protein sequence is MLNVFSKVFGTKNDREVKKYRKRANDITLLEKKYQELSDDELKSEFNKLKTAVQNEEKTLNDVLNDSFAITREASKRVLNMRPYDVQLIGAMVLNDGRIAEMKTGEGKTLVGSIAVCLNALSKKGVHVVTVNDYLASRDANELKPLYEFLGFSVGALTDSIKDDSERREQYNCDITYATNSSLGFDYLRDNMVYDLKDKVQRGHNFVIVDEVDSILIDEARTPLIISGPTNHKNSNYVKANEIALKLVRGELIEPKNPADKPITTGDFIVDEKNRSVILTEQGHEQAELLFGVENLYSIENAMLSHSLDQALKANYIFQKDVDYVVKDDQIIIVDEFTGRLSEGRRFSEGLHQALEAKEKVAIQDESQTLADTTYQNYFRMYKKLSGMTGTAQTEATEFAQIYNLDVVSIPTNLRVQRADKSDLIYKSEREKFEAVCNKIKEYHEKGQPVLVGTASIEKSELLHKILADKKIPHTVLNAKQHEKEGKIIADAGQKGAVTIATNMAGRGVDIKLTNEILALGGLAIIGTERHESRRIDNQLRGRSGRQGDVGESQFYLSLEDNLLRIFGSDKIKRIMERLGIKEGEYIESKMVTRAVENAQKKVESMHFESRKHLLEYDDVANEQRKVIYAFRNDLLKEDYDIASKIDENRVDYVKNLLVSSNIFQGMSEDEFDYSQIVARLKDELHFIIEEKDIKSEDYESLEDRLITILKDVYEKKMSVADPKQKSEIERILYLQILDNAWREHLYSMDTLKTGIGLRGYNQKDPLVEYKKESYNMFIELVSSIKLEIIKILFAVQLQSKEDKEKEQEALERMKASMEKATEHQTTNKAREAVLASDKKIARNDPCPCGSGLKYKQCCGKSGPKIGLAAGN, encoded by the coding sequence ATGTTAAATGTTTTTTCAAAAGTTTTTGGTACAAAAAATGATAGAGAAGTAAAGAAATATAGAAAAAGAGCGAATGATATAACTCTTTTAGAAAAAAAATATCAAGAGCTAAGTGATGATGAACTAAAAAGTGAATTTAATAAGTTAAAAACTGCTGTACAAAACGAAGAAAAAACACTAAATGATGTTTTAAATGACTCTTTTGCAATCACAAGAGAAGCTAGTAAAAGAGTTTTAAATATGAGACCTTATGATGTTCAACTTATTGGTGCTATGGTTTTAAATGATGGAAGAATTGCAGAGATGAAAACAGGAGAAGGAAAAACTCTTGTTGGTTCTATTGCTGTTTGCCTAAATGCACTTAGTAAAAAAGGTGTACATGTTGTAACTGTAAATGATTACCTAGCTAGCCGTGATGCAAATGAACTTAAACCTTTATATGAATTTTTAGGCTTTAGCGTAGGTGCTTTAACAGACTCAATAAAAGATGATTCTGAAAGAAGAGAACAATATAATTGTGATATTACTTATGCTACAAATAGCTCTTTAGGATTTGACTATCTAAGAGATAATATGGTTTATGACCTAAAAGATAAAGTTCAAAGAGGACACAATTTTGTTATTGTAGATGAAGTAGATTCAATCTTAATTGATGAAGCTAGAACTCCTTTAATTATCTCTGGTCCAACAAATCACAAAAACTCAAACTATGTAAAGGCAAATGAAATAGCTTTAAAACTAGTTCGTGGTGAATTAATAGAGCCAAAAAATCCAGCTGATAAGCCTATAACAACTGGTGATTTTATTGTAGATGAGAAAAATAGATCAGTTATTTTAACAGAGCAAGGACATGAACAAGCTGAACTTCTTTTTGGAGTTGAGAATTTATATTCAATTGAAAATGCAATGCTTTCTCATTCACTTGACCAAGCACTAAAAGCAAACTATATTTTTCAAAAAGATGTTGATTATGTTGTAAAAGATGATCAAATTATTATTGTTGATGAGTTTACAGGAAGACTTAGTGAAGGAAGAAGATTTAGTGAAGGACTTCATCAAGCACTTGAAGCAAAAGAGAAAGTTGCTATTCAAGATGAGAGCCAAACTTTGGCAGATACAACTTACCAAAACTACTTTAGAATGTATAAAAAACTTTCAGGAATGACAGGAACTGCTCAAACAGAAGCAACAGAATTTGCTCAAATTTATAATTTAGATGTTGTATCTATCCCTACAAATTTAAGAGTTCAAAGAGCTGATAAAAGCGATTTAATCTATAAAAGTGAGAGAGAAAAATTTGAAGCTGTTTGTAATAAAATCAAAGAGTATCATGAAAAAGGACAACCTGTTCTTGTAGGAACTGCAAGTATTGAAAAAAGTGAACTTCTTCATAAAATTTTAGCTGATAAAAAAATCCCTCACACTGTTTTAAATGCAAAACAACACGAAAAAGAAGGAAAAATTATCGCTGATGCAGGACAAAAAGGTGCAGTAACAATTGCTACAAATATGGCTGGAAGGGGAGTTGATATTAAATTAACAAATGAAATTTTAGCTCTTGGTGGATTAGCAATCATAGGAACAGAAAGACATGAAAGTAGAAGAATAGATAATCAGCTTCGAGGAAGAAGTGGAAGACAAGGAGATGTTGGAGAATCTCAATTTTACCTAAGTTTAGAAGATAATCTTTTAAGAATTTTTGGAAGCGATAAAATAAAAAGAATTATGGAAAGACTTGGAATTAAAGAGGGTGAATATATTGAGTCAAAAATGGTTACAAGAGCAGTTGAAAATGCTCAAAAGAAAGTTGAATCAATGCACTTTGAAAGTAGAAAACATCTTTTAGAATATGATGATGTTGCAAATGAACAAAGAAAAGTTATCTATGCTTTTAGAAATGATTTACTAAAAGAGGATTATGATATTGCTTCAAAAATAGATGAAAATAGAGTTGATTATGTAAAAAATCTTCTTGTAAGCTCAAATATTTTTCAAGGTATGAGTGAAGATGAGTTTGATTACTCACAAATTGTTGCAAGATTAAAAGATGAGCTTCACTTTATAATTGAAGAAAAAGATATAAAAAGTGAAGATTATGAATCTTTAGAAGATAGATTAATTACTATTTTAAAAGATGTTTATGAGAAAAAAATGAGTGTTGCTGACCCTAAACAAAAAAGTGAAATAGAAAGAATCTTATACCTTCAAATTTTAGATAATGCGTGGAGAGAACATTTATACTCAATGGATACTCTAAAAACTGGAATTGGACTTAGAGGTTACAATCAAAAAGACCCTCTTGTTGAGTATAAAAAAGAGTCTTATAATATGTTTATAGAGTTAGTTTCTAGCATAAAATTAGAGATTATCAAAATACTTTTTGCAGTACAACTACAAAGCAAAGAAGATAAAGAAAAAGAGCAAGAAGCACTAGAAAGAATGAAAGCTTCTATGGAAAAAGCAACAGAGCATCAAACTACAAATAAAGCAAGAGAAGCTGTTTTAGCTAGTGATAAAAAAATTGCAAGAAATGACCCTTGTCCATGCGGAAGTGGTCTTAAATATAAGCAATGTTGTGGGAAAAGTGGTCCAAAAATAGGACTTGCAGCAGGAAATTAA